The following are from one region of the Petrotoga miotherma DSM 10691 genome:
- a CDS encoding NADH-dependent [FeFe] hydrogenase, group A6: MKVKINNREYEFDQEISILDATKKAHIKIPTLCYSEKLEPFGSCRLCSVEIKGERTLKPACVTKITDGMEIFTHSQRVRKTRKTIMELIIASHGINCNLNCLTCSKSGSCEIKEVAEEIGVTEIRVPPISIGLPEDRSSYSIVREPQKCIVCNRCVRKCSEVQSVNILTIANRGPDTYVTTFMDKGMGNVDCTNCGQCILECPTGALHEVYQMDQVWAALSDESKYVIVQTAPAVRVAIAEEFGAEPGKIATKQMVAGLRLLGFDKVFDTNFAADLTIMEEANEFIERFKNNGKLPLFTSCSPGWVKFLEHNYPEFIDNLSSCKSPQQMFGAIAKTYYANKLGISKEDMVVVSVMPCTAKKFERVRPEMKGDVDYVLTTRELAKMFKLAGIDLLNVPQEEYDEPLGISSGAGAIFGATGGVMEAALRTAYEVITGKELEKLDFEAVRGIEGIKEATVEIDGINLKVAIVNGLGNARKVLEMIKNGEKELQFVEFMACPGGCIGGGGQPIPTNNEILLKRMQAIYEVDRSLPIRKSHENPAIKTLYKEFLEEPLSEKSHELLHTTYLARS; this comes from the coding sequence ATGAAAGTAAAGATAAATAACAGAGAATATGAATTCGATCAGGAAATTAGTATTTTAGACGCCACAAAGAAAGCTCACATAAAAATACCTACACTTTGTTACTCTGAAAAACTTGAACCTTTTGGAAGTTGTAGACTTTGCTCAGTTGAAATAAAGGGGGAAAGAACCTTAAAACCAGCTTGTGTAACAAAAATAACCGATGGTATGGAAATTTTTACTCATTCTCAAAGAGTAAGAAAGACAAGAAAAACTATCATGGAATTGATAATAGCTTCTCATGGAATAAATTGCAATTTAAATTGTCTTACATGTTCAAAATCCGGCAGTTGTGAGATAAAAGAGGTTGCCGAAGAAATAGGTGTAACTGAAATAAGGGTCCCTCCAATATCTATTGGTCTACCAGAAGATAGAAGCAGTTATTCAATTGTGAGAGAACCACAAAAATGTATCGTTTGTAACCGGTGCGTCAGAAAATGCTCAGAAGTCCAGTCGGTTAACATATTAACGATTGCAAATAGAGGGCCAGATACATACGTGACAACTTTCATGGACAAAGGTATGGGGAACGTAGATTGTACAAATTGTGGGCAATGTATTTTAGAATGCCCCACAGGAGCATTACACGAGGTCTACCAAATGGATCAAGTATGGGCTGCTCTCTCTGACGAAAGTAAATATGTAATCGTGCAAACGGCTCCTGCCGTTAGAGTTGCAATAGCTGAAGAATTCGGAGCGGAACCAGGAAAAATCGCAACAAAACAAATGGTTGCGGGCTTAAGATTGTTAGGATTTGATAAAGTCTTCGATACTAACTTTGCTGCTGACTTAACGATAATGGAAGAAGCAAATGAATTCATTGAAAGATTCAAAAATAATGGAAAGCTTCCTTTATTCACATCTTGTAGTCCAGGATGGGTTAAATTCTTAGAACATAATTATCCCGAGTTTATTGATAACCTTTCATCGTGTAAATCTCCTCAACAGATGTTTGGAGCTATTGCTAAGACATATTATGCAAACAAATTAGGAATTTCAAAAGAAGATATGGTTGTCGTTTCTGTCATGCCATGTACCGCCAAGAAATTTGAACGGGTTAGACCAGAGATGAAGGGTGATGTCGATTATGTATTAACTACCCGTGAATTGGCAAAAATGTTTAAACTTGCTGGTATAGATTTGCTGAACGTTCCACAGGAGGAGTATGATGAACCTTTAGGTATCTCTTCTGGTGCCGGTGCAATTTTTGGGGCAACGGGTGGTGTTATGGAAGCCGCTTTGAGAACTGCTTACGAAGTAATAACCGGTAAGGAATTAGAAAAATTGGACTTTGAAGCCGTTAGAGGCATTGAAGGAATAAAGGAAGCTACCGTAGAAATTGATGGAATAAATTTAAAAGTAGCTATCGTGAATGGTTTAGGGAATGCCCGAAAGGTTTTAGAAATGATCAAAAACGGTGAAAAAGAATTGCAATTTGTGGAATTCATGGCATGTCCAGGTGGGTGTATTGGTGGAGGTGGACAACCTATCCCAACAAACAATGAAATACTTCTAAAAAGGATGCAAGCGATATACGAAGTTGACAGATCCCTGCCAATAAGAAAATCTCATGAAAACCCCGCTATCAAAACTTTATACAAAGAATTTCTAGAAGAACCATTAAGCGAGAAATCTCATGAATTGTTGCACACAACTTATCTTGCAAGGAGTTAA